CGGAATGGTTTGCGTTGGGAGATTGGAAAAAAATACCGAACGAAGTCGGCGGAATTGAAACAACTTTGCCGCAAAATGTTGAAGAAGAAATGTGCAAATTGAACGAATGGTATTTGAATTTGAAAGAAAAAACTATAGAAAATATTGTGGAATACCACTGGCGATTTGAAAAAATTCACCCGTTTCAGGACGGGAACGGGCGAGTTGGGCGATTGGTGATGTTTCGCGAGTGTTTGAAGCATAATATTGTGCCGTTTATTATTGAAGACCAATACAAAAGGTATTATTATCGCGGGCTTGCGGAGTTTGACAGAGCGCGGGAATATTTGATTGATACGTGCCTTTCGGCGCAAGATGTTTATCGCGAGTGGGTTAGGTATTTTTATTCCGAATTGGTGAATTAAAAAAGAAATAAAAAAGTAAGGAGTTTATATAAATGAGCGAAAACGAAGAAGACAAAATTGAAGAGGTAGAAACAGAAGTTGTTTCGCAGGTTGAC
This Chitinivibrionia bacterium DNA region includes the following protein-coding sequences:
- a CDS encoding Fic family protein, whose product is MTAILSKILAEKQAKMPGGLYHKTQVNLCYNSNRIEGSKISEEETRYIFETKTVGFQGDGALPIDDIIETANHFVAFDYMLESIDEDLSNEIIKEFHRILKNATAQANSEWFALGDWKKIPNEVGGIETTLPQNVEEEMCKLNEWYLNLKEKTIENIVEYHWRFEKIHPFQDGNGRVGRLVMFRECLKHNIVPFIIEDQYKRYYYRGLAEFDRAREYLIDTCLSAQDVYREWVRYFYSELVN